From a single Lactococcus allomyrinae genomic region:
- a CDS encoding diacylglycerol kinase family protein — protein MDSHDKDFKVYDKKDFKNPNDKNANSRDKWKNRDVFSSLNFALTGILTAFRYERNMRKHALSAIIAIAFGIFFKISEFEWLFLLLSIFLVFMAELFNSAIENVVDLASDYQFHMRAKRAKDMAAGAVLVISGFAIVVGLIVFLPKIWSLIFK, from the coding sequence ATGGACTCACACGATAAAGATTTTAAAGTTTATGACAAGAAGGATTTCAAAAATCCGAATGACAAAAATGCTAATTCACGCGATAAGTGGAAAAATAGAGATGTTTTTTCAAGTTTGAATTTTGCTTTGACAGGGATTTTGACTGCTTTTCGTTATGAGCGAAATATGAGAAAGCATGCTCTGTCAGCGATTATAGCAATTGCTTTCGGGATATTTTTCAAAATTTCAGAGTTTGAGTGGTTATTTCTGCTTTTATCTATTTTTCTTGTTTTTATGGCGGAACTTTTTAATTCGGCGATTGAAAATGTGGTCGATTTAGCCTCTGATTATCAGTTTCATATGCGGGCAAAACGTGCAAAAGATATGGCAGCTGGAGCAGTCCTTGTGATTTCAGGGTTTGCGATTGTGGTTGGCTTGATTGTCTTCCTCCCTAAAATTTGGAGCTTAATTTTTAAATGA
- a CDS encoding nucleotidyltransferase family protein has translation MMDKETEFLNILQQNTELMMIVEEVSKLNLPHWYIAAGSVFQTVWNAQEGKPLMNGVHDIDLVYFDSHLSADESKIADKALESCLSVKFGYQFDVHNEAQMHLWHGTDRLPYTSCENAIERWIATVHAIGITQTQAGIRYFAPYGLDDIFSRTIRPLVHDDITREMYLAKAKKWQERFQGLTVLSWPDDKH, from the coding sequence ATGATGGATAAAGAAACAGAATTTTTAAATATTTTGCAGCAAAATACAGAACTGATGATGATTGTTGAGGAAGTATCAAAACTAAATTTACCTCATTGGTACATTGCTGCCGGAAGTGTTTTTCAAACGGTATGGAATGCTCAGGAGGGCAAGCCATTGATGAATGGTGTTCATGATATAGATCTTGTTTATTTTGATTCGCATTTGTCAGCTGATGAATCTAAAATTGCTGACAAAGCTTTGGAAAGTTGTTTGTCAGTAAAATTTGGTTATCAGTTTGACGTACACAATGAAGCTCAAATGCATCTTTGGCATGGTACTGACAGATTACCCTATACGAGCTGTGAAAATGCAATTGAACGCTGGATTGCAACGGTTCATGCTATCGGTATTACTCAGACACAGGCAGGGATTCGTTATTTTGCACCCTATGGTTTAGATGATATTTTTTCAAGAACAATTCGTCCATTGGTGCATGATGATATCACACGTGAGATGTATCTTGCTAAGGCAAAAAAATGGCAAGAAAGATTTCAAGGATTGACTGTACTTTCTTGGCCTGATGATAAACACTAA